The genomic DNA CAACCACTTGATAAAAATAGCAACcaatccaaaaacaaatttaaaaaattgaaaaaagctTGCTTTAAGTGTGAACTCTGAAAACCAGTCACCAACTTACCCCTTCCGCTCCAACAACACTCgatcttcttcattttcttctaatTGAATTGTGCATTTTGCAAAGTACTTCTCATCCAAGATTTCAAACATTGCGATCGATCGGATCAGAATGTTTCATGGAATTTGGGTTTCGATGATGTCCTTCACTATCAAAACCCTACTAACTTGAAAAGTTCCGATTCCGAGAGAAAAGAACTGAGTCGACACAGTGAGTGAAAAACGACGTCGCTTTTGCGGTGCATCAAGTTGACGACGGCaatgtatataataaataaggattgAGACTGagaatgtaaaattttatttttttaacggacaaagtaaaattaattactactccctttctaatatatttttgaaagaccCTTTCTAATATTGTTGGACTctgataaattaataatattggattttttcaaaaaaatattaattaaagatatatttagaaaaatgtgatataagatttttatataaaaaaattagatagaccatcacaatttaaaaaagaaaattgtgttCAACTaatcatcaataaatattattttaggcGCTCATGGATAATTGTTGTTggtatactcacattatatttttactttatctctttattattttgatttttgtattaatatctgtctttctttgtaaatttatgatTATCTTAAAATTGTCACATAAATGTACAAATAACTCATCTGAATCACTTAAGCGCGCACTTATAAAATATGtatcatttgaatattttaataaaaagaagtaATTAATAattctctttctattttttttatttgtgtgagtgcctaaataatttaaatttaggcACGTAACCAAATAAGTATTGTTTTCATAtcatcatatattatatatttaatctctcaaaaaatgttatatatttaaaacaacaaaatactaTGAAAAAATCACCACTCCCGATTCATTAAAAGTTGACATATCATTAATATTGAGGGAAAATTAGTCACTTtaacttattatttcttaaaaaaaattcaatttgaatttaaaaatctTTTATCACTAATAATCTCAATTTTCTCTGAGAAATTTGTAAAGTTGTGTAGTGAAGTACTTAAATATGTCATTAATATTGAgggaaaatttaaaaatctttttgctttgataaaaaaaaaaacttttattacATTGAGTGGGTCTAACTTGCAAACTTCTATACGATGTCAACATGTTGATTTCTTTTCATAGCATTTGTCTTATTTTTAAAGTCTTTTTTTGTTAACAATAAATGAAAAAGACATTGGTAATTCGAAGTTCGGCCAAAAAGTAAGTAAATTCAAAGTActcttaaataattattttttaaaaattgttttattaacGACTTGAACTCAATCATTTGATTAATAGTTAGtcatatctcaaaaaaaaaaaaattattagtttttttttttttttgacaaaaaaaaatatcattagttaATCTTATCTTTTCTCCTATCCATATTCGAAgtcccatttttattttattttttaatgtaagAGTAAGTCCCAATCATAAAATATAACTTTCGACAAATTCATTGAACTTTTGTCATTTCGAAAAATTGTTGTAGGTAACTTATAATTGAGACGGATACATCCATTTTAAGGGTCTAAATCTAAACTTTCTCTGCACAAATTGACAAACTTTTATctatccaatttttatttttgtcaaaaattttGTCCACTATGGACCACCTATTATTTATGGTAGTCCATTATTTTGGCCACCACCTAATTAATGCAATTTGTCTCTTCCAAACTCCCACTTGTGATGGTTTCCTTAAAGAGATTTGAACTTGATAAACTGATAAGAAAAATggaaatcattaaaaaaaatgaaatttcaatGACAACAAAACATGACTATGATAGAGCAAGTGAGCTCAAAGCATTTGATGAAACAAAAGATGGTGTCAAAGGACTTGTTGATGCTTCTGTCACAAGCATCCCTCGCATGTTCCATCACGAATTCGACAAGGACTCAACTTCAAGTTCAAGCAACAGCCACAAACTTGTTATTccttctattgatcttgttgaTATTCATCAAGATCCAACAAGAAGGAAAATAGTTGTTGAGAAAATTAGAGAAGCATCTGAGACATGGGGTTTCTTTCAAATTGTTAATCATGGTATAGAAGTGAGTGTTTTAGATGAGATGAAGAATGGAGTGGTTAGATTCTTTGAGCAAGATTCTGAGGTGAAAAGAGAATTATACACACGTGATCCAGTGAAGCCTTTGgtttataatagtaattttgATCTTTATAGTTCACCAGCTGCTACTTGGAGGGATACCTTTTACTGTTTTATGGCTCCGAATTCTCCTAATCCAGAAGATTTACCATCAGTATGCAGGTATGTTAGAtgcaatatttaatttttttagattaacTATTGCACAAGCATAGTGATTATAGGAACAAATAAGACATCATGATTGTGACACGATCCTTAATATTCCTGAGAATTATAGTCAAATATTGAAAACTTTGATGTGGTGGCCAAGATTGCGGGTGATTAGGATTagactattttgatattatctTGAATTTATTTGActatatttacaaaattatccctaaATTATGTCCCGCGCTTGAGCGACTTGTCCACTTATCGGTAACCTATGAGCCACATTCAATCATTTCATATCTGTGTAGTACATTTTGATAATAGTTGTGATTAAAGCTTTAGGATATTATGTGCACATGCTTGCAGAGATATAATGTTGGAATACACAAAACAAGTTATGAAACTGGGAAATCTATTGTTTGAGTTATTATCAGAAGCACTTGGACTTGATCCAAACTATTTGAATGAAATGAGATGCAATGAAGGACTTGCACTTGTTTGCCATTACTATCCTTCCTGTCCAGAACCAGAATTGACTTTGGGAATAACCAAGCATACGGATAACGACTTTATCACCGTGCTTCTACAAGATCATATTGGCGGCCTCCAAGTTCTTCGTGAAAATAGTTGGGTTGATGTATCACCTGTTCCTGGTGCTCTAGTCATCAACATTGGTGATCTTCTACAGGTAACTTTGCATCTTTTGCTTGTGATTTTAATGTGCATGATTCATGTAACAGTCTTGCCACATTATAATATTACATTTTAAAACATGCATCTTAACATTGTGACAACAAGTTACTGAAATATGATTAACAATTTGTCAAACCAACCTGATAATATTCTTTCAAATTGTTAATCATGGTATTAACTAATTAAGAATTTTCATTGAAATAGCTTATTACAAATGACAAATTCAAGAGTGTTGAGCACAGAGTGGTAGCAAATCATGTCGGTCCAAGAGTATCAGTTGCAAGCTTTTATAGCACAAGTTTTCAGCCATCAACAAAACTTTATGGTCCTATAAAGGAATTAGTATCAGAAGATAATCCTCCAAAGTATAGGGAAACAACAGTGCATGATTATGTTTCTTTCTCCATGGCAAGAGGCCTTGATGGAACTTCTCCTTTGCCATATTTCAAGATTGGAAATTTCTGATACACACAATAAAGGTGGTTTAACATGTAtgcaatataattaaaataacttttgTAGTATTTACTTTGCTACCTACATTTGTTATTGCAAAAATATTTAGTATTATgag from Medicago truncatula cultivar Jemalong A17 chromosome 8, MtrunA17r5.0-ANR, whole genome shotgun sequence includes the following:
- the LOC11421214 gene encoding 1-aminocyclopropane-1-carboxylate oxidase homolog 1, with the translated sequence MVSLKRFELDKLIRKMEIIKKNEISMTTKHDYDRASELKAFDETKDGVKGLVDASVTSIPRMFHHEFDKDSTSSSSNSHKLVIPSIDLVDIHQDPTRRKIVVEKIREASETWGFFQIVNHGIEVSVLDEMKNGVVRFFEQDSEVKRELYTRDPVKPLVYNSNFDLYSSPAATWRDTFYCFMAPNSPNPEDLPSVCRDIMLEYTKQVMKLGNLLFELLSEALGLDPNYLNEMRCNEGLALVCHYYPSCPEPELTLGITKHTDNDFITVLLQDHIGGLQVLRENSWVDVSPVPGALVINIGDLLQLITNDKFKSVEHRVVANHVGPRVSVASFYSTSFQPSTKLYGPIKELVSEDNPPKYRETTVHDYVSFSMARGLDGTSPLPYFKIGNF